A genomic window from Balaenoptera acutorostrata chromosome 20, mBalAcu1.1, whole genome shotgun sequence includes:
- the NEURL4 gene encoding neuralized-like protein 4 isoform X7 gives MAAGSGGSGGSGGGPGPGPGGGGGPGGSGPGPGSGGGPGSGGELHPRTGRLVSLSACGRTARRQQPGQEFNHGLVLSREPLRDGRIFTVRIDRKVNSWSGSIEIGVTALDPSVLDFPSSATGLKGGSWVVSGCSVLRDGRSVLEEYGQDLDQLGEGDRVGVERTAGGELRLWVNGRDCGVAATGLPARVWAVVDLYGKCTQITVLPPEPGFSPPTPIPTPPLEPSAPAEDSALAEQGTSGDEEFASMELSEVVSNAILSAYNGGLLNVNLSSPPAGEAPGPSGTATSPILTSNDALLFHEKCGTLIKLSNNNKTAERRRPLDEFNNGVVMTNRPLRDNEMFEIRIDKLVDKWSGSIEIGVTTHNPNNLEYPATMTNLQSGTIMMSGCGILTNGKGTRREYCEFSLDELQEGDHIGLTRKSNSALHFFINGIDQGVATPLTPPVVYGVVDLYGMAVKVTIVHNNNHSDRLRRNNAILRALSPEGALRRAAPAAQAEPERLLFHPNCGQKAAITHEGRTALRPHATDDFNHGVVLSSRALRDGEVFQVRIDKMVDKWAGSIEIGVTTHNPAYLQLPSTMTNLRSGTWMMTGNGVMHNGTTILDEYGHNLDRLKAGDTVGVVRREDGTLHFFVNGMTQGPAAWNVPPGVYAVVDLYGQAAQATIVDDVEVPQVPEPLPEGNNQVSPGSPSSGAGGSDLRFHQLHGSNAVITNGGRTALRHNCRSEFNDAIVISNRALRDGELFEIVIQKMVDRWSGSIEAGVTAIRPEDLEFPNTMTDIDYDTWMLSGTAIMQDGNTMRNNYGCDLDALGTGARIGMMRTAKGDLHYFINGQDQGAACSGLPPEVYAVVDLYGQCVQVSITNATGPMDNSLATSNTATEKSFPLHSPAAGVAHRFHSACGRNITLEEDGTRAVRAAGYAHGLVFSTKELKTEEVFEVKVEELDEKWAGSLRLGLTTLAPGEMGPGAGSGPGLPPSLPELRTKTTWMVSSCEVRRDGQLQRMNYGRNLERLGVGSRVGIRRGVDDTMHVLVDGEDMGPAATGIAKSVWAVLDLYGPVRSVSIVSSTRLDEPEGTQPPSPSSDTGSEGEEEDEGEEHGLEGQNQVAVMPTALEFLENHGKNILLSNGNRTATRVASYNQGIVVINQPLVPQLLVQVQIDFLNRQWTSSLVLGVITCPPERLNFPASACAFKRAAWLLRGRGVFHNGLKICEKFGPNLDTCPEGTILGLRLDSSGGLHLHINGMDQGVAVPDVPQPCHALVDLYGQCEQVTIVTPEPGAASGKSAGTQGDMEKADMVDGIKESVCWGPPPTASPLKSCEYHALCSRFQELLLLPEDYFMPPPKRSLCYCESCRKLRGDEAHRRRGEPPREYALPFGWCRFNLRVNPRLEAGTLTKKWHMAYHGSNVAAVRRVLDRGELGAGTASILSCRPLKGEPGLGFEEPGENCAPPREQQPPPVLLSPSLQYAGAEALASKVQFRDPKSQQTHQAQVAFQVCVRPGSYTPGPPSAALREPPDPHFSPAELEWVTKEKGATLLYALLVRVE, from the exons ATGGCGGCGGGGTCGGGTGGGAGTGGGGGCTCTGGGGGAGGCCCCGGGCCGGgcccgggtgggggtgggggccccGGCGGGAGCGGCCCAGGACCGGGGTCCGGCGGGGGTCCGGGCAGCGGCGGGGAGCTGCACCCGCGCACCGGGCGCTTGGTGAGCCTATCGGCCTGTGGGCGTACAGCGCGGCGGCAGCAGCCGGGCCAGGAGTTTAATCACGGGCTGGTGTTGAGCCGGGAACCCTTGCGCGATGGACGCATCTTCACCGTCCGCATCGACCGCAAG GTCAACTCCTGGAGTGGCTCCATCGAGATTGGGGTGACGGCACTGGACCCCAGTGTGCTGGACTTCCCAAGCAGTGCCACGGGGCTGAAGGGGGGCTCGTGGGTAGTGTCAGGCTGCTCGGTGCTGAGGGATGGACGTTCTGTGCTGGAGGAGTATGGGCAGGACCTGGACCAGCTTGGCGAAGGGGACCGTGTGGGCGTGGAGCGCACGGCTGGCGGGGAGCTGCGGCTCTGGGTGAATGGGCGGGATTGCGGTGTGGCCGCCACGGGCCTGCCAGCTCGTGTCTGGGCCGTCGTGGACCTTTACGGCAAGTGCACCCAGATCACCGTGCTACCCCCTGAACCGGGCTTCAGCCCGCCTACTCCCATCCCCACACCTCCCCTCGAGCCCTCTGCCCCCGCTGAAGATTCTGCCTTGGCTGAACAGGGGACCTCTGGGGATGAAG AATTTGCCAGCATGGAGCTCTCCGAGGTGGTGAGCAACGCCATCCTGTCTGCCTACAACGGGGGGCTCCTAAATGTGAACCTGAGCTCCCCACCGGCAGGGGAAGCACCGGGGCCTAGTGGCACTGCCACCTCACCCATCCTCACTTCCAACGATGCCCTCCTTTTTCATGAGAAGTGTGGGACCCTCATCAAACTCAGCAACAATAATAAGACGGCAGAGCGCCGCCGGCCCCTGGATGAATTCAACAACGGGGTTGTCATGACCAACCGCCCACTCCGGGACAATGAGATGTTTGAG ATCCGCATCGACAAGCTCGTAGATAAGTGGTCAGGCTCCATTGAGATTGGTGTCACCACCCACAACCCCAACAATCTGGAGTACCCAGCCACCATGACCAACCTGCAGTCAG GCACCATCATGATGAGTGGCTGCGGGATCCTGACCAACGGCAAGGGCACCCGCCGGGAGTACTGTGAATTCAGTCTGGATGAGCTGCAG GAGGGCGACCACATTGGTCTCACGAGGAAGTCCAACTCTGCCCTACACTTCTTCATTAATGGCATTGATCAGG GCGTGGCTACCCCCTTGACGCCCCCAGTGGTGTACGGTGTGGTGGACTTGTATGGGATGGCTGTGAAGGTGACCATCGTCCACAATAACAACCACAGTGACCGCCTACGCCGGAACAATGCCATCCTGCGGGCGCTGTCCCCTGAGGGTGCCCTCCGCCGGGCTGCTCCTGCGGCCCAGGCAGAACCCGAGCGCCTGCTCTTCCACCCCAACTGTGGGCAGAAGGCAGCCATCACCCACGAGGGACGCACTGCCCTGAGGCCCCA TGCCACCGACGACTTCAATCATGGCGTGGTGCTGAGCAGCAGAGCCCTGCGGGACGGAGAGGTGTTCCAGGTGCGCATCGACAAGATGGTGGACAAATGGGCTGGCTCCATTGAGATTGGTGTCACCACCCACAACCCTGCCTACCTCCAGTTGCCCTCCACCATGACCAACTTGCGCTCTG GGACCTGGATGATGACAGGGAATGGGGTGATGCACAATGGGACGACCATCTTGGACGAATATGGGCACAACCTGGACCGGCTCAAG gcaggggacacggtgGGCGTGGTGCGGCGGGAGGACGGGACTCTCCACTTCTTTGTCAATGGGATGACTCAGGGCCCCGCCGCCTGGAACGTGCCCCCGGGCGTCTATGCTGTCGTCGATCTCTATGGCCAGGCAGCCCAGGCCACCATTGTGGACGACGTGG AGGTGCCCCAGGTCCCTGAGCCACTCCCTGAGGGGAACAACCAGGTGTCTCCAGGCTCCCCGTCATCAGGGGCCGGGGGCTCCGACCTCCGCTTCCACCAGCTGCACGGCAGCAACGCAGTCATCACCAACGGCGGCCGCACTGCGCTCCGCCACAACTGCCGCAGCGAGTTCAACGATGCCATCGTCATCTCCAACCG GGCCCTGAGGGATGGAGAGCTGTTTGAAATTGTCATTCAGAAGATGGTAGACCGCTGGTCAGGCTCCATCGAGGCTG GAGTGACCGCTATTCGGCCTGAGGACCTTGAATTCCCCAACACTATGACGGACATTGACTACGATACGTGGATGCTGAG CGGCACAGCCATCATGCAAGACGGTAACACCATGCGCAACAACTACGGGTGTGACCTTGACGCACTAGGCACGGGTGCCCGCATCGGCATGATGCGCACTGCCAAGGGCGATCTGCACTACTTCATCAACGGCCAGGACCAAGGCGCTGCCTGCTCAGGCTTGCCTCCCG AGGTGTATGCAGTAGTGGATCTATATGGCCAGTGTGTCCAAGTGTCCATCACCAATGCCACCGGCCCCATGGACAACAGCCTGGCGACCAGCAACACCGCCACTGAGAAGTCATTCCCCCTGCACTCCCCAG CGGCTGGCGTGGCTCACCGATTCCACAGTGCTTGCGGCAGGAACATCACCCTGGAGGAAGACGGCACGAGGGCGGTGCGTGCGGCCGGCTACGCCCACGGCCTCGTCTTCAGCACCAAGGAGCTCAAGACCGAGGAGGTCTTTGAG GTGAAAGTGGAGGAGCTGGATGAGAAGTGGGCTGGTTCCCTCCGGCTAGGGCTGACCACACTAGCGCCGGGGGAGATGGGGCCTGGAGCGGGCAGTGGCCCggggctgcctccctccctgccagaGCTCCGGACTAAGACCACCTGGATGGTGTCCAGCTGTGAAGTGAGGCGCGACGGGCAGCTCCAGAGGATGAACTATGGCCGGAACCTCGAGAGGCTGGGG GTGGGGAGCCGTGTGGGCATTCGCCGAGGGGTAGATGACACGATGCACGTCCTGGTAGATGGAGAGGATATGGGGCCTGCAGCCACCGGCATTGCCAAG AGCGTGTGGGCCGTGTTGGATCTGTATGGGCCAGTGCGGAGTGTTTCTATTGTCAGCTCCACCAGGCTGGACGAGCCAGAAGGCACCCAGCCTCCTTCCCCCAGCTCGGACACTGGCAGCGAGGGCGAGGAGGAGGATGAGGGCGAGGAGCACGGCCTGGAA GGCCAGAATCAAGTGGCTGTTATGCCCACAGCCCTCGAGTTCCTGGAGAACCATGGGAAGAATATTCTCTTGTCCAACGGGAACCGCACAGCTACACGAGTGGCCAGCTACAACCAGGGCATCGTTGTCATCAACCAGCCCCTGGTGCCCCAGCTGCTGGTCCAG GTACAGATAGACTTCTTGAACCGGCAGTGGACATCTTCCCTTGTCCTGGGAGTCATCACCTGCCCACCGGAGAGGCTCAACTTCCCTGCTTCTGCCTGTGCCTTCAAACGGGCAGCCTGGCTGCTGCGGGGCCGCGGGGTTTTCCACAACGGTCTCAAG ATCTGTGAGAAGTTTGGGCCAAATCTGGACACGTGTCCTGAAGGCACCATCCTGGGACTGCGGCTAGACAGCTCTGGGGGGCTGCATCTTCACATCAATGGGATGGACCAGGGAGTGGCTGTGCCAGATGTCCCCCAGCCCTGCCATGCGCTCGTGGACCTCTACGGGCAGTGTGAGCAG GTGACAATCGTGACCCCTGAACCAGGGGCTGCCAGTGGAAAGAGTGCTGGAACCCAAGGGGACATGGAGAAAGCTGACATGGTGGATG GTATCAAGGAGAGTGTGTGCTGGGGTCCACCGCCCACTGCTAGCCCCCTCAAGAGCTGTGAGTACCACGCCCTGTGCTCCCGTTTCCAGGAACTGCTGCTGCTTCCTG AGGATTATTTCATGCCTCCGCCGAAGCGCAGCCTGTGCTACTGTGAGTCTTGCCGGAAGCTTCGAGGGGATGAGGCCCACAGGCGCCGTGGGGAGCCCCCGCGGGAATACGCTCTGCCCTTTGGCTGGTGCAGGTTCAACCTCAG GGTGAATCCCCGCCTGGAGGCTGGGACACTAACCAAGAAGTGGCACATGGCGTATCATGGGAGCAACGTGGCAGCCGTCCGGAGGGTGCTGGACCGGGGGGAGCTGGGAGCAG GCACTGCTTCCATCCTGAGCTGCCGGCCCTTGAAGGGAGAGCCTGGGCTGGGGTTTGAGGAGCCTGGCGAGAACTGCGCGCCTCCTCGAGAGCAGCAGCCCCCTCCAGTGCtgctttccccctccctccaataTGCTGGGGCTGAGGCCCTGGCCTCCAAAGTGCA ATTCCGGGACCCCAAATCCCAGCAGACACACCAGGCCCAGGTGGCGTTCCAGGTGTGTGTGCGCCCTGGCTCCTACACCCCTGGACCCCCTTCCGCTGCCCTCAGAGAGCCTCCCGACCCTCACTTCAGCCCAGCCGAACTTGAGTGGGTAACCAAGGAGAAGGGGGCCACACTCCTCTATGCCCTGCTGGTACGGGTGGAGTGA
- the NEURL4 gene encoding neuralized-like protein 4 isoform X5, protein MAAGSGGSGGSGGGPGPGPGGGGGPGGSGPGPGSGGGPGSGGELHPRTGRLVSLSACGRTARRQQPGQEFNHGLVLSREPLRDGRIFTVRIDRKVNSWSGSIEIGVTALDPSVLDFPSSATGLKGGSWVVSGCSVLRDGRSVLEEYGQDLDQLGEGDRVGVERTAGGELRLWVNGRDCGVAATGLPARVWAVVDLYGKCTQITVLPPEPGFSPPTPIPTPPLEPSAPAEDSALAEQGTSGDEAFMVSPAQARPETFPNSLESHNEFASMELSEVVSNAILSAYNGGLLNVNLSSPPAGEAPGPSGTATSPILTSNDALLFHEKCGTLIKLSNNNKTAERRRPLDEFNNGVVMTNRPLRDNEMFEIRIDKLVDKWSGSIEIGVTTHNPNNLEYPATMTNLQSGTIMMSGCGILTNGKGTRREYCEFSLDELQEGDHIGLTRKSNSALHFFINGIDQGVATPLTPPVVYGVVDLYGMAVKVTIVHNNNHSDRLRRNNAILRALSPEGALRRAAPAAQAEPERLLFHPNCGQKAAITHEGRTALRPHATDDFNHGVVLSSRALRDGEVFQVRIDKMVDKWAGSIEIGVTTHNPAYLQLPSTMTNLRSGTWMMTGNGVMHNGTTILDEYGHNLDRLKAGDTVGVVRREDGTLHFFVNGMTQGPAAWNVPPGVYAVVDLYGQAAQATIVDDVEVPQVPEPLPEGNNQVSPGSPSSGAGGSDLRFHQLHGSNAVITNGGRTALRHNCRSEFNDAIVISNRALRDGELFEIVIQKMVDRWSGSIEAGVTAIRPEDLEFPNTMTDIDYDTWMLSGTAIMQDGNTMRNNYGCDLDALGTGARIGMMRTAKGDLHYFINGQDQGAACSGLPPEVYAVVDLYGQCVQVSITNATGPMDNSLATSNTATEKSFPLHSPAAGVAHRFHSACGRNITLEEDGTRAVRAAGYAHGLVFSTKELKTEEVFEVKVEELDEKWAGSLRLGLTTLAPGEMGPGAGSGPGLPPSLPELRTKTTWMVSSCEVRRDGQLQRMNYGRNLERLGVGSRVGIRRGVDDTMHVLVDGEDMGPAATGIAKSVWAVLDLYGPVRSVSIVSSTRLDEPEGTQPPSPSSDTGSEGEEEDEGEEHGLEGQNQVAVMPTALEFLENHGKNILLSNGNRTATRVASYNQGIVVINQPLVPQLLVQVQIDFLNRQWTSSLVLGVITCPPERLNFPASACAFKRAAWLLRGRGVFHNGLKICEKFGPNLDTCPEGTILGLRLDSSGGLHLHINGMDQGVAVPDVPQPCHALVDLYGQCEQVTIVTPEPGAASGKSAGTQGDMEKADMVDGIKESVCWGPPPTASPLKSCEYHALCSRFQELLLLPEDYFMPPPKRSLCYCESCRKLRGDEAHRRRGEPPREYALPFGWCRFNLRVNPRLEAGTLTKKWHMAYHGSNVAAVRRVLDRGELGAGTASILSCRPLKGEPGLGFEEPGENCAPPREQQPPPVLLSPSLQYAGAEALASKVQFRDPKSQQTHQAQVAFQVCVRPGSYTPGPPSAALREPPDPHFSPAELEWVTKEKGATLLYALLVRVE, encoded by the exons ATGGCGGCGGGGTCGGGTGGGAGTGGGGGCTCTGGGGGAGGCCCCGGGCCGGgcccgggtgggggtgggggccccGGCGGGAGCGGCCCAGGACCGGGGTCCGGCGGGGGTCCGGGCAGCGGCGGGGAGCTGCACCCGCGCACCGGGCGCTTGGTGAGCCTATCGGCCTGTGGGCGTACAGCGCGGCGGCAGCAGCCGGGCCAGGAGTTTAATCACGGGCTGGTGTTGAGCCGGGAACCCTTGCGCGATGGACGCATCTTCACCGTCCGCATCGACCGCAAG GTCAACTCCTGGAGTGGCTCCATCGAGATTGGGGTGACGGCACTGGACCCCAGTGTGCTGGACTTCCCAAGCAGTGCCACGGGGCTGAAGGGGGGCTCGTGGGTAGTGTCAGGCTGCTCGGTGCTGAGGGATGGACGTTCTGTGCTGGAGGAGTATGGGCAGGACCTGGACCAGCTTGGCGAAGGGGACCGTGTGGGCGTGGAGCGCACGGCTGGCGGGGAGCTGCGGCTCTGGGTGAATGGGCGGGATTGCGGTGTGGCCGCCACGGGCCTGCCAGCTCGTGTCTGGGCCGTCGTGGACCTTTACGGCAAGTGCACCCAGATCACCGTGCTACCCCCTGAACCGGGCTTCAGCCCGCCTACTCCCATCCCCACACCTCCCCTCGAGCCCTCTGCCCCCGCTGAAGATTCTGCCTTGGCTGAACAGGGGACCTCTGGGGATGAAG CCTTCATGGTGTCCCCCGCGCAGGCCCGGCCGGAGACGTTTCCTAACAGCCTTGAGTCGCATAATG AATTTGCCAGCATGGAGCTCTCCGAGGTGGTGAGCAACGCCATCCTGTCTGCCTACAACGGGGGGCTCCTAAATGTGAACCTGAGCTCCCCACCGGCAGGGGAAGCACCGGGGCCTAGTGGCACTGCCACCTCACCCATCCTCACTTCCAACGATGCCCTCCTTTTTCATGAGAAGTGTGGGACCCTCATCAAACTCAGCAACAATAATAAGACGGCAGAGCGCCGCCGGCCCCTGGATGAATTCAACAACGGGGTTGTCATGACCAACCGCCCACTCCGGGACAATGAGATGTTTGAG ATCCGCATCGACAAGCTCGTAGATAAGTGGTCAGGCTCCATTGAGATTGGTGTCACCACCCACAACCCCAACAATCTGGAGTACCCAGCCACCATGACCAACCTGCAGTCAG GCACCATCATGATGAGTGGCTGCGGGATCCTGACCAACGGCAAGGGCACCCGCCGGGAGTACTGTGAATTCAGTCTGGATGAGCTGCAG GAGGGCGACCACATTGGTCTCACGAGGAAGTCCAACTCTGCCCTACACTTCTTCATTAATGGCATTGATCAGG GCGTGGCTACCCCCTTGACGCCCCCAGTGGTGTACGGTGTGGTGGACTTGTATGGGATGGCTGTGAAGGTGACCATCGTCCACAATAACAACCACAGTGACCGCCTACGCCGGAACAATGCCATCCTGCGGGCGCTGTCCCCTGAGGGTGCCCTCCGCCGGGCTGCTCCTGCGGCCCAGGCAGAACCCGAGCGCCTGCTCTTCCACCCCAACTGTGGGCAGAAGGCAGCCATCACCCACGAGGGACGCACTGCCCTGAGGCCCCA TGCCACCGACGACTTCAATCATGGCGTGGTGCTGAGCAGCAGAGCCCTGCGGGACGGAGAGGTGTTCCAGGTGCGCATCGACAAGATGGTGGACAAATGGGCTGGCTCCATTGAGATTGGTGTCACCACCCACAACCCTGCCTACCTCCAGTTGCCCTCCACCATGACCAACTTGCGCTCTG GGACCTGGATGATGACAGGGAATGGGGTGATGCACAATGGGACGACCATCTTGGACGAATATGGGCACAACCTGGACCGGCTCAAG gcaggggacacggtgGGCGTGGTGCGGCGGGAGGACGGGACTCTCCACTTCTTTGTCAATGGGATGACTCAGGGCCCCGCCGCCTGGAACGTGCCCCCGGGCGTCTATGCTGTCGTCGATCTCTATGGCCAGGCAGCCCAGGCCACCATTGTGGACGACGTGG AGGTGCCCCAGGTCCCTGAGCCACTCCCTGAGGGGAACAACCAGGTGTCTCCAGGCTCCCCGTCATCAGGGGCCGGGGGCTCCGACCTCCGCTTCCACCAGCTGCACGGCAGCAACGCAGTCATCACCAACGGCGGCCGCACTGCGCTCCGCCACAACTGCCGCAGCGAGTTCAACGATGCCATCGTCATCTCCAACCG GGCCCTGAGGGATGGAGAGCTGTTTGAAATTGTCATTCAGAAGATGGTAGACCGCTGGTCAGGCTCCATCGAGGCTG GAGTGACCGCTATTCGGCCTGAGGACCTTGAATTCCCCAACACTATGACGGACATTGACTACGATACGTGGATGCTGAG CGGCACAGCCATCATGCAAGACGGTAACACCATGCGCAACAACTACGGGTGTGACCTTGACGCACTAGGCACGGGTGCCCGCATCGGCATGATGCGCACTGCCAAGGGCGATCTGCACTACTTCATCAACGGCCAGGACCAAGGCGCTGCCTGCTCAGGCTTGCCTCCCG AGGTGTATGCAGTAGTGGATCTATATGGCCAGTGTGTCCAAGTGTCCATCACCAATGCCACCGGCCCCATGGACAACAGCCTGGCGACCAGCAACACCGCCACTGAGAAGTCATTCCCCCTGCACTCCCCAG CGGCTGGCGTGGCTCACCGATTCCACAGTGCTTGCGGCAGGAACATCACCCTGGAGGAAGACGGCACGAGGGCGGTGCGTGCGGCCGGCTACGCCCACGGCCTCGTCTTCAGCACCAAGGAGCTCAAGACCGAGGAGGTCTTTGAG GTGAAAGTGGAGGAGCTGGATGAGAAGTGGGCTGGTTCCCTCCGGCTAGGGCTGACCACACTAGCGCCGGGGGAGATGGGGCCTGGAGCGGGCAGTGGCCCggggctgcctccctccctgccagaGCTCCGGACTAAGACCACCTGGATGGTGTCCAGCTGTGAAGTGAGGCGCGACGGGCAGCTCCAGAGGATGAACTATGGCCGGAACCTCGAGAGGCTGGGG GTGGGGAGCCGTGTGGGCATTCGCCGAGGGGTAGATGACACGATGCACGTCCTGGTAGATGGAGAGGATATGGGGCCTGCAGCCACCGGCATTGCCAAG AGCGTGTGGGCCGTGTTGGATCTGTATGGGCCAGTGCGGAGTGTTTCTATTGTCAGCTCCACCAGGCTGGACGAGCCAGAAGGCACCCAGCCTCCTTCCCCCAGCTCGGACACTGGCAGCGAGGGCGAGGAGGAGGATGAGGGCGAGGAGCACGGCCTGGAA GGCCAGAATCAAGTGGCTGTTATGCCCACAGCCCTCGAGTTCCTGGAGAACCATGGGAAGAATATTCTCTTGTCCAACGGGAACCGCACAGCTACACGAGTGGCCAGCTACAACCAGGGCATCGTTGTCATCAACCAGCCCCTGGTGCCCCAGCTGCTGGTCCAG GTACAGATAGACTTCTTGAACCGGCAGTGGACATCTTCCCTTGTCCTGGGAGTCATCACCTGCCCACCGGAGAGGCTCAACTTCCCTGCTTCTGCCTGTGCCTTCAAACGGGCAGCCTGGCTGCTGCGGGGCCGCGGGGTTTTCCACAACGGTCTCAAG ATCTGTGAGAAGTTTGGGCCAAATCTGGACACGTGTCCTGAAGGCACCATCCTGGGACTGCGGCTAGACAGCTCTGGGGGGCTGCATCTTCACATCAATGGGATGGACCAGGGAGTGGCTGTGCCAGATGTCCCCCAGCCCTGCCATGCGCTCGTGGACCTCTACGGGCAGTGTGAGCAG GTGACAATCGTGACCCCTGAACCAGGGGCTGCCAGTGGAAAGAGTGCTGGAACCCAAGGGGACATGGAGAAAGCTGACATGGTGGATG GTATCAAGGAGAGTGTGTGCTGGGGTCCACCGCCCACTGCTAGCCCCCTCAAGAGCTGTGAGTACCACGCCCTGTGCTCCCGTTTCCAGGAACTGCTGCTGCTTCCTG AGGATTATTTCATGCCTCCGCCGAAGCGCAGCCTGTGCTACTGTGAGTCTTGCCGGAAGCTTCGAGGGGATGAGGCCCACAGGCGCCGTGGGGAGCCCCCGCGGGAATACGCTCTGCCCTTTGGCTGGTGCAGGTTCAACCTCAG GGTGAATCCCCGCCTGGAGGCTGGGACACTAACCAAGAAGTGGCACATGGCGTATCATGGGAGCAACGTGGCAGCCGTCCGGAGGGTGCTGGACCGGGGGGAGCTGGGAGCAG GCACTGCTTCCATCCTGAGCTGCCGGCCCTTGAAGGGAGAGCCTGGGCTGGGGTTTGAGGAGCCTGGCGAGAACTGCGCGCCTCCTCGAGAGCAGCAGCCCCCTCCAGTGCtgctttccccctccctccaataTGCTGGGGCTGAGGCCCTGGCCTCCAAAGTGCA ATTCCGGGACCCCAAATCCCAGCAGACACACCAGGCCCAGGTGGCGTTCCAGGTGTGTGTGCGCCCTGGCTCCTACACCCCTGGACCCCCTTCCGCTGCCCTCAGAGAGCCTCCCGACCCTCACTTCAGCCCAGCCGAACTTGAGTGGGTAACCAAGGAGAAGGGGGCCACACTCCTCTATGCCCTGCTGGTACGGGTGGAGTGA